Proteins encoded together in one Solanum lycopersicum chromosome 7, SLM_r2.1 window:
- the LOC101244013 gene encoding probable glutathione S-transferase, with protein MADEVVLLGTYVSMFAVRVKIALAEKGIQYEYKEENLVNKSPLLLQMNPIHKKIPVLIHNGKPICESLIIVEYIDEVWNDKSPLLPSDPYKRAQARFWADYVDKKIYDGGKKIWTTKVEEQEAANKEFIECLKVLEGELGDKPYFDGESFGFVDLALIPYYSWFPAYEKFGKFSIEPECPKFVAWANRCMQKENVSKYLSDPDKIYDFVVMLRQRIGIA; from the exons ATGGCTGATGAAGTTGTCCTTCTGGGAACTTATGTGAGTATGTTTGCTGTGAGGGTAAAAATTGCCCTGGCTGAAAAGGGGATCCAATATGAGTACAAAGAAGAGAACTTGGTGAACAAAAGTCCTTTACTCTTACAAATGAATCCAATTCACAAGAAAATCCCAGTGTTGATCCATAATGGAAAACCAATATGTGAGTCACTCATAATTGTTGAGTACATAGATGAAGTTTGGAATGACAAATCACCTTTGTTGCCTAGTGATCCTTATAAGAGAGCTCAAGCTAGGTTTTGGGCTGATTATGTTGACAAAAAG ATTTATGATGGTGGAAAGAAAATTTGGACAACAAAAGTGGAGGAACAAGAAGCAGCTAATAAAGAATTCATTGAGTGTTTGAAGGTGTTGGAAGGGGAATTGGGAGACAAGCCATACTTCGATGGAGAAAGTTTTGGTTTTGTGGATTTGGCACTCATTCCTTACTATAGCTGGTTCCCTGcttatgaaaaatttggcaaatttAGTATTGAACCAGAGTGTCCTAAGTTTGTGGCTTGGGCCAACAGGTGTATGCAAAAGGAGAATGTCTCTAAGTATCTTTCTGATCCTGACAAAATCTATGATTTTGTTGTAATGTTGAGACAGAGGATTGGCATTGCCTAA